The DNA region CGTTCTCTGCGTGGGCATCGGCGTGGCGGACGGCTTCTTCTGGCAGCAGGGTGCGTAGTTCGCCCCGGTGGGCCCACAGGCCGAGGCGGTTGAGCGTCTCGATCGCGTCGTTGATGTCAAAGTCTACCTGCACCGAGAAGCGTTCGGCGAGGAACGCCTCGATCGCCTCGCGCAGCGTCTGGCTGGTCCACGGCGTGGGGCGGTGCTTCAGGCAGAACGTGTAGGCCAGCAGCGCCTCCTTGAACTCTTCTTGCTTCACCGTCGCAAGGATCGCGTGCACCGCGGCGCCGTTGTTGGCCAGGTTCTGGAAGTAGAGCGTACGGGTGCGGCGCCAGTCGCGGTCCTTGCGGACGTTGCGGTAGCCGAAGAACGTGCGCAGCAGGATGGTGATCACCCCCACCAGCACCACCCAGAAGATCTGCCCCAGGGCGCCCGCCAGCACCGCCAGCTTGGCCAGCTTCATCCCCATGGCGCCCAACGCGCCGGCGCTGCCCCCGACCAGCTTCGCGCGGTCCAGCAGCGTCATCGTCACCTCGGCGTGCGGCAGCAGCGCCTCGACCTCGGACTGCGGGATGTCCTTAAACAGCTTCACCAGCACGTGGGGGTCTTCTTTCAGCCGCGCCACCACCGCCATCCGGCGGAACACCGGGATGCGGTCCTCTACTCCCTTGATCGGGTGGCGCCAGGTGCGATGGCAGCCGAGGGTCTCGTGACGGCCGCGGATCCAGATCTCGATCAGCTCGACCCGCTCTGGATTGATCCGCACGCGGATCTTCCGCCGGCTCGCCTGGCGTACCACCGCCTCGATGTCGACCTCTGAGAGCTGCTGGTAGTTCGCCTTGTCTAGCAGGTGCCGCAGCCGGCGCATCAGCCCGGCGAGGTTCTCGGCGGTCTGGACGTCGCAAGGGTTGTCGACCGGGCGGGTGTCGCGGTCGGGGTTGAAGTCGGTGTAGCGCTCGTCGATGTCGTTCTGAAAGCCGGCGGTCTCTTGGTCGATCACCCGGCCGATGGCGGCCAGCGCGTCCGACAGCGGCCCCGGCTCGGCGTGGAAGTACGCGGCTTGGTCTACCAGGGCACGCGCCAGGTCGTCCGCGCGCACCGGGATGAAGCGGTCGTCGGGCCGCTCCCACGTGATCGTGGAGGTGGGGTCGCTGGTGAGTGGGGGCTCGCCTGGCTGCATGGCTTGCATAATACCACAAGCCCCCCAGGCGAGCCGTCTGCGTCAGCCGCCGGAGTCTTGGCGGTGCAATCCCGATTCGTAGCGGAGCGAGCCACAAAGACTCCGGCGGCTCAGGCCGACGGCTCGCCTAGGGGGTTCCCCACAGCCAGCGGCCCAGCAGCAGCCCAACCCACGCGGCGCCGACCCCCAGCAGCACGTTCGCCACGATGTTCAGCCCCGCCGCGGCGCCTTGGCCCGTTTCGGCCAAACGCACCGTCTCGTAGCCGAACGTGCTGAAGGTGGTCAGGGCGCCCAGCACGCCGACGGTGACGCCCGGGTGCGCCAACGCGGGCCAGCGGGCCGCGGCTGCCGCGCCGCCGTGCAGCATCACCCCCAGGGCAAAACAGCCCACCGCGTTCACCAGCAGGGTGGCCAGTGGAAAGCCGAGTTCGGTCCACCTGAGCATCCCCACAGCGGCCAGGTACCGCAGCACGGCGCCCACGGCGCCTCCCGCCGCCACTGCTAGCAGCCGTTGCCAATCTTCTGCTGTCATCTGCGGCGTTCCGCGGCTGGGGTGTTAAGTGGTGAGGGCTGCCGGGT from Pirellulimonas nuda includes:
- a CDS encoding DUF3754 domain-containing protein — translated: MQPGEPPLTSDPTSTITWERPDDRFIPVRADDLARALVDQAAYFHAEPGPLSDALAAIGRVIDQETAGFQNDIDERYTDFNPDRDTRPVDNPCDVQTAENLAGLMRRLRHLLDKANYQQLSEVDIEAVVRQASRRKIRVRINPERVELIEIWIRGRHETLGCHRTWRHPIKGVEDRIPVFRRMAVVARLKEDPHVLVKLFKDIPQSEVEALLPHAEVTMTLLDRAKLVGGSAGALGAMGMKLAKLAVLAGALGQIFWVVLVGVITILLRTFFGYRNVRKDRDWRRTRTLYFQNLANNGAAVHAILATVKQEEFKEALLAYTFCLKHRPTPWTSQTLREAIEAFLAERFSVQVDFDINDAIETLNRLGLWAHRGELRTLLPEEAVRHADAHAENGLSVAYHSTLSEGLGASS
- a CDS encoding fluoride efflux transporter FluC; this encodes MTAEDWQRLLAVAAGGAVGAVLRYLAAVGMLRWTELGFPLATLLVNAVGCFALGVMLHGGAAAAARWPALAHPGVTVGVLGALTTFSTFGYETVRLAETGQGAAAGLNIVANVLLGVGAAWVGLLLGRWLWGTP